A region of the Pirellulales bacterium genome:
TCCTTGCCGTTATGGACGTTTCTTGGCACTTCCGGCTGACGCTTGCCGTTTGACAGCAGTAGAATAGCCGACGCTGGCGGACAGTTCGTTTCGCGGGCACATTCCCACCACTCCGCATGCCGAGGCGCAACGCCCGGCGGCCTACCGCGCGCAGTTCTCTGTCATGGCACTTGATCTGGTCGACACGCTAAGTCAGTTGGTCGCGATTCCCAGCGTGAATCCCATGGGGCGCGCCGTTTCCGGTCCGGAGTATTTCGAGTACCGCGTAACCGACTGGCTGCAGCAATTGTTCGAGCGGTGGTCGCTTCCATGGCAACGGCAGACAGTCGATACCAAGCGCGACAACATTATCGCGCGCTTCGACGGAGATCCTGCGCCGGCCGCTGGCGGAAAAGTCATTCTTTTCGAAGCCCACCAGGACACCGTGCCTGTCGACGGCATGACAATCGACCCTTGGCGGCCCACAGTCCGCGACGGCCGGCTTTACGGCCGCGGCTCGTGTGACATCAAGGGGGGTATGACTGCCATGCTCGGCGCCCTGGCACGACTGATGAGCGATGCCCCACGCCGACGGCCGACTGTCATCATGGCCTGTACGGTGAACGAAGAGCACGGTTACAGCGGCGCTTCGGCGCTAACCCGGCTGTGGACTTCGTCCAGCGCAGACTCGATCATCCCGCGCGTGCCCGATGCCGCGGTGATTGCCGAGCCCACGAATCTGGACGTCGTCGTCGCGCACAAGGGAGCGGTGCGCTGGCGATGCCACACGCATGGCCGCGCGGCGCACAGCTCGCAACCGCAGCTGGGCGACAACGCAATTTACAAAATGGCCCGCGTCGTGGCCGCGCTAGAAAGCTACGCCCGCGATGTGCCCGCCTCGCTCCCGGCGCACCCGCTGTGCGGGCGTGCCAGCCTGAGCGTGGGCGTAATCGGCGGCGGTCTGAGCGTAAACACCGTGCCGGCGCGGGCCACGATCGAAATCGATCGCCGCATCATCCCTGGCGAGGACGGCGAAGCGGCCTATCGGCAGGTGATCGATTACGTCGCGCATCGGACCGAGCTAGGAACATTTGTCGAGCACGAAAGACCGTACCTCGAAGGACGCTCTTTGAACGACGGACCCAACAAACAACTGGCCAGCCAGTTGGTCGCGGCCGCCCGCACCGTACATGGTCAGGCGGCCGAGATTGGCGTCCCCTTCGGCACGGATGCGGCCACGATCGCTGCGGCGGGCGTGCCGAGCGTGGTCTTCGGGCCTGGCTCGATCGCCCAGGCCCACACGGCCGACGAATGGCTGTCGCTGGACGAACTCTCGCAAGCCAGCGAGGTGCTGTATCGGTTCCTCTCAGAAACGATGAATGCAAAATGATAAATGATGGCTGATCCAGTCAGCGGCTCGGCGGCCTGGGCCCTGTTCCGCCGAGCACCATTCATCGTCCCGCATTCATCGCTCTGCGTTTCCTAGAACTGATCCAGGATGAAGTGATGACCCCAATGATATTTGCGGGTCATGGGGAATTCGTTGTGCCAGCGCTTGTTGTACACCGGCACCCGCATCTCTGGCGGATAGCGGTAGTACAGGCTCTCCGAGCTGCGGTAATAGTCCGCGCTCCAGAAGTTCTGCGGGTACCACACATACGGGTAGTGGTAGAAGCGGTCCCAATCCTGGGTGTTGTAGCTGCGGGCCCACTGCCGGCCGTACGCCTGCTCCTGGGCGTCGGCCGAGGTGGCCAGGGCGCAGCACAGTGCCAGCGCGCAGAGCACCGCTAGCAAACAGCGACGAATCATCGTGAATCCCCCCTCACCCACGACGAATGCCGGCTGGCTCGTAAGCGGAGCCTTTGTGTTGCCGGCACATGTGCCTGGGTTTGTATGAGTGACAATCGGCTGCCATTACAGGCCGCATTGAGGGAATATTCGCTAAAGCCGGTAAGGTCATCGATTTACAGCGAAGCCGGAAAAGCTCGGCAAACTTTGCGGGCGCGCAGGGCACTCGCAACGTGACGTCGGTCGCGCCGGCGACACACTTTCACCGCACTGTCCGCAGCTGCGCACGCTTGTCCATCGCGGGCGATCACCCACTGTATTCGGATCGAACGTGCACTTTGCCCAGCCTTATGAGAGGTCCAAGCTACCCGCCGCAAAGTGGCTTAGATAAAAGGCAGACTGTTGGACCCGCGGCGCAGGCATTGCCGGCGGCGCTGGCGAGGCGATGCTATTTACCGCCGTGCGGCCGATTCCGGGGCCGACTCTTCCTGGGGCATGCGCCCCTCGGCCAATTCCTGGTCCCATTCGTCCATCAACGGCCAATCGACGGCACACGTGCCAAAGTCGGCCATATGCAAGTAACCCTCCAGCCGGGCGATCGTTTGATCGAGCTGAGCATTGTTCTTGCGGAAGATCGGGCCGTGGCTGGGCAACAGCCATTCGACGTCGCTCGCACGAATGCGTTTTAGCGACTGGAGGAATGCCGGAATGTCGCTGCCGTGATGCGCATCGATGGCCCCCACGCAGCCGTCGCGATAAATGTTGTCGCCGCTGAAGAGCAGATTTCCCAGCCGGAACGAAAGCTGGCTGTCGGTATGCCCCGGGGTATGCCAGACCTCAAGCTTGAGCTTGCCGACTGGGATAACATCGCCATCGTCAACGAGTGCGTCCAGCTTCACCGGCGGCATCTCGAGATGGATGTCCTGGGCGTCGATGCGGGCGAACGTCTTGATCGGGTCGCCCGTCGCCAACGCGTCCGCGGCCAAATGGTGGCCGGTGACGGTCGTTTTCAGCAACTGCTTGACCTTGGCCAGTCCCTGGATGTGATCCACGTCGGCGTGGGTAGCAATAACGGTTTTGCAGTTCGACAACGGGAAATCGAGCTGGCGGATGATTTCCACGATCTCGTCGACCGTTTCGTCGAAACCGACATCGATCAGCAGCCACTCGCCCTCGTCGTAGACCAGATAAACGTTGCACCCCAGGCGCGCACCGGCCTGGTAGTTCATCTCGATGACATGGGGAAAAACGGGCTTCCGTTCTAACATCGCTTGGTTCCTTTGGTCGCCAGGCACAGCCGGCAGGTAGGCCTAAGGCAATCGCACCCGATTTTAGCAAGCTGGCCGAAAAGCTCCAGGACACTCGCCGTGCGGCCCGCAGTAGTGCGCGGGAATTCCACGGGAAATGTCATGCGGCCGGCCCGCTTTTGTGCCGAATTCGCTCAACCGCCGTTGATGATCGCGGCCAGCCCCTCGCGATAAGAGGGATAGGCCAGCTGCACGCGCAACTCGCGAACCAGCCGGGCATTGCTGACCCGTTTGTCGCTTGTGGCCCGTACTGCCGAGGGAAGCGTCGCGTCCGGAGACAGGAAGCGGGGCTTTGGCGCGTCGAGTAACCGCGCTAGCTCGGCATAGTACTCGCGGCGGTTGATGGGGCAGCCGTCCGAAACCAGGTAGTAACGGTGTCCATGTAGGGCTTGCTCAGCGGCGAGGACGACGCTGGCCGCATCGTCGACGTGAATCAGATTGAGCCACCCCTTTGCCGGCGCGGCGATCGTCCGGCCCGCCTCGAGCGCGTCCCGGCTGGGAATCCGACCAGGACCGTAAATACCTGCCATTCGCAGAATGATCGAATCGGCACCGCGTGGATGCGCGAGCAATGCCTCCTCAGCAGCCAGGCATGCCTTGCCCCCCGTACGATCCGGAAAGCACGGTGTATGCTCGTCGATCCACTCGCCCCCCCGGTCGCCGTAGACGCCCGTCGAACTTACATAGATCACCCGTCCGGTGCCTGACGGCAGTGCATTCAAGACATTGACCAGCCCACGCAGGTAGACCTCTTCGATGCCGCGGGATTGCGTGCGATCGTAGCCGACAGCGTACAGTACTGTGGCCGCCGCGGGCACGCTCGTTAGCGTTTCCAATCGCATGACGTCGGCCACGATCGGCCGAATGCCGGCCTGCGCGAATTCCTCCCCATGCTTGCGCGAACGTGTGATCGCGTAGACCTCGTGACTCGCCGCTCGCCACCGCTCGGCGACACGCCGCCCTAAATAGCCACAGCCTACGACCAGCTTCGGTCCCGCGTGGGCGCGCGGCGGTAGCGGCCGCAACGTATCCCGATGCTGTTCTTGGTGGTTGTCAGCCATAATCTTCTTCAATCATCCAATCCAGTTGGCGTCGTTGTTGCGCCGCCAGATTCGAGATAGCCTGCAAGCAGAATCTGCGCGGCAAGTTTGTCGAGCCGTGCCTTGCGCTGTTTCTTTGTCATTTCGGCCGCGCCCAAGAACTGTTGGGCTTCGGCGGTGGTAAAGCGCTCGTCAAAAAACTCAACGGGCAAGCCCGTGATCTCCGAGAGCCACTGGCCAAATTTCCTCGCCTCGCGCGATTTCTGACTTTCGCGCCCGTCGACGTGTATCGGCAACCCTACCACGACAAGCGTAACACGCTCTTCGGTTAGCAGTCGACGCAGATACTCTGCATCGGCCTGCGGACTGCGCCGGGTGTAGTTATCGAAGGGACTGGCCAGCGTCCGCCGGGCATCGGAAATCGCAATCCCTAGGCGCACAGTACCGTAATCGATGCCGGCAACGCGGCCCGGCACGGCGTCGGATGATGGTCTGGTTGCTGTCACAGAAATGGAGAGTTAGATAGCTGCGCGATCGTAGCGGCACAGCCCAATTATAGGTGTACGTTCCAGCCGCGTTGGGCCAATTCCTTGACCACCTGGCGCAGGGATTCCTCATCGCGGCGGTTGGCCACCAATGTGGCGTCGGGTGTGTGAACGATGATCAAATCCTCGACCCCCACGGTCACGATCAAGTGGTCGTTAGGACCGCCGCCATAGACGATCGACCCCTTGGTATTCAGGCCCAGATGCCGGCCGACGACCGTGTTGCCCTGTGGATCCTGGCCGCGCTGGCGCGACAGGGCTTGCCAACTCCCCAAGTCGTCCCAATCAAACGGAGCTTCGATCAACACCACATCGTCAGCGTGCTCCATAACGGCGAAGTCGATGGAAATCCCTCGAATCGCCGCAAAGTCGCGCGCGAAGATTTCCGTGAACTTCGGCGTGCCAAAAGCCGCTGCGATCGTCCGCAAGTGCGCCATCATCTCGGGCTGATGCTGCGCGAGCGCATCGACAATGGTCGCCGCGCGCCACACGAAAATGCCCGAGTTCCAATAGAAGTTACCCGAATCGACATATTGCCGAGCCACGTCGGCCTGAGGCTTCTCGCGAAAGCGCGACACACGATAGGCGGAACAAGGAGCGTTCTTTGCCGCGGCACTCGGTCCCATGTCCAACGGCGCGCCGCGCTCGAGATATCCAAAACTTTCGGCGGGATACGAAGGACGAATGCCAAACGTCACCAGCCGGTTGGGCGCATTTTCGACGAGCGCAACCGCTTGCCTGACCGCATTCTGAAACGCCGCCGCGTCGCGGATCACATGATCGGCCGGCAACACCAGCATCGTGCCCTGGGGATCGTGCTGCGCTATGAGCAGGGCCGCCAGCCCGATGCACGGCGCCGTGTCGCGCTTGCAGGGTTCGGCCAGCACCGCCGCTGAGGGCAATTCTGGCAACTGCTCGCGCACCGCGTCGGCCAGTACCGCCGAGGTCGCAATCAAGCGCCGTTCGGGCGGCACCAGATCTCCCAGCCGATCGAGCGTCGCCTGCAACAACGACCGATCACCCAGTAGCTTTAACATCTGTTTCGGCGTTGCTTCACGGCTAACGGGCCAAAACCGTGTACCAGACCCACCAGCCATTACCAGGGCGTGCAACATCGAGCTGTCTCACTGAGGAATTAAAAACCGCCCACGACATCCAAAGTCGCAGTTCAAATTCACGGGCACATCCATGGTCGCAATCACTGAAAATAACGGTCCGCCGTGATGGTCAATCCGGGTTTGACCTTCTCTACCGCTTCGACCGCGTCGAGGGCAAACAGCGGACTGATCTCGATCTTAACGCCATCAGCGACCGTCGCCCCCGCGTCGCACAACCACTGGCGGTGCAGCTTCATCATCTGCGCTCGCACAGTTTCCGGTGAATCGCGATCCGCGCCGGGACCGTTCTTCAGCGGCGCGAACACAGCCTGCTCGTCCACCTCGACGACCAACGACTGCTCGGCCGCCGGTAGCAGGTCGAAAATGAACTGCTCGAACTTGATCGCGTTCGGCTTGTCGGGCTCCACCGACCGGCCGCCTTCGTCGACATACGGCACTTTCTTGTGGGCAAAATGGAACGGCAACTGGCCGCCGCCGGTGCTCATTCGCGCGAGAAACGCCACGTCGAACATATGCACCGCGATATTGCCGGCCCACAACTTGAGCGAGCCGTCGGGCTGGCGGAGTTCGGCCACTTCGTCTGGCAGATCGCTGTATTCGATGATCTGCACCTTGCCATCGACCGTCGCCACATTCCCGACACGATCAAGCGGTTGTTGCTTGGCTACTACTTGTGTCGAGACCTCGGCTTTGGCCTCCAGATGGTGGCCGATCAACAGCGGGTCGCAGACGACGACTAGTGGATTGTCGACCTGATAATAAAAGAGTTGCTCCAGCCCGCGGCGATGCATGTCGGCCAGCAGGCCTCCACGGTCAAGTGCCCGCAACATACCACCATGCCCATCGGGGCTTTCAAAGAGACTCCCGCGCTCGGCCAGCAGCAATCGCCCGGTTTGTGCGTCGACTGCCGGCATCGAACCCTGGCAAAATACCACGACATCTTTTTGCGGCATCCCAAAACGGTTGTGCTTTTCGAGGGCCGCGATCGTTTCCTCGTGGGTCGCCGGACTGGTCATTACGTACAACGGAACGTCGACGCCGAAGCGGTGCCGGATAGCTTGCACTTTTTCGAAATGAATCTGAAAGAGCGAGGCTTGCGACAAGGGTCCGATCGGGTACAGCCCCTTGGGGTGATCGAAGCCCAGCCGGGTCCCCTGCCCTCCCGCCACGAGCACGACGCCAATTTTTCCTGCGCGCAGGGCCGCCTTGCCGCGCTCGATGGCGCGCGTCGTTTCGGGCCCCGGCGTCTGGTCGGCCAGTCGAATGGCCGGCGGCGGCTCGGCCCGCCGGGCCCGGTCGGAGTGATCCTGCGAGGCTGGCCGCGCCGCGCTGCGGGCCTGCGCGACGAGTTCGGCGATTTGTGCAAAATCGATTCCGTCGATCTGCCGCACGAGTTCGGCGCGTTCTGCTTGATTCAGGTCGTCCCAAAAGCGCAGCAAGTGCCCCTGTCCGATAGGACGCAGCCGCGCGAGCAGTTCCTCTTTGCCAGGTGTGTTCATTCGTGCTTCGTCAGCAAGATCGCAATTTTTTCATTGAAACTGGGTGATCGACGCCCGACACTAAGTCAACGGAATACGTAGTCCATCGTAGGCTAGCTGCATGCCAGACGGCAAAAGGGCATTCGTGGCCTCGTGCTCCAAGTCGTGAGAGAGGTGCGTGAAGTAGGTTTGCTTCGGTTGCAGTCGTTGTGCCACGGCCACGGCCTCGTCAAAGCCAAAATGGGTGGCATGCGGCTTCGGGCGCAGGCAGTCCAGGATCAAAACGTCGAGCCCCGCGAGCAACGGCCAGCTGGCTTCGGGGATTTTGTTCGTGTCGGTGCAGTAGGCCACATTGCCGAAGCGGAAGCCCAGCACCTCGAATCGGCCGTGCAATAGGCGAATCGGCACCACTCGTACACCCAGCAGATCAAAAGGCTCGGTCGTAATGCGACGGATTTCGAGCAGCGGAATGCCGCCGGGGTGCGGGGCTCCTTCGGCCGCAAACGCGTAGTCGAAGGATTTGCGGATCCGCGATTCGACCGCTTCTTCGCAATACAGCGGCAGTCTGTGCCCCAAGTAATAGGGAAACAGCCGCACGTCATCCAGCCCAAACAGGTGATCCGCATGCTCGTGCGTATAGAGCACCGAGTGGACCAGACCGAGTCCTTCGCGCAACAGCTGAGTCCGTAGGTCCGTCGGCGTATCGACAAGCAATATCCCTTCGGGCAATCCGAGCGCCAGGCCGCAACGCGTGCGTTTGTTTCTCGGATCCGAACTGCGACAGGTATCGCAGCCGCATCCGACAACCGGCACACCCACGGACGTACCGGTACCCAGAAAGACCAACTCGCCAGAAATATCAGTCGTTGTCGGAATGTGTGCGACGGGCATGGGCGGATTCTACGAGACTTGGGGGAACCTCGGCAAATGGTATCGGCCACAGGACGGATAAGGCGACCTCACGGATTTTTTCGCGCGGCCGATTCAGGGGCAGCCCGGAATGTGATACGCTGACGGCACCGGCATGAAGAAAAATGCCAAAAACTTCAGGCATGTTGAACCAGGATCTGAGGAAATTGCCATGACAGTCGAAGTTCGTGAAGAGTCGGCCGCCAAAGCTCTCGTCGTGCGCATCAGCGGAAAGCTCAGCAAGGCCGATTACGAAAAATTCGTGCCCGAAGTCGAGCGACTGATCAAGGCGAACGGCAAGATCCGCATTCTACTCGAATTGCACGATTTCCACGGTTGGGACGTCTCGGCCTTGTGGGAAGACATCAAGTTCGATGTAAAGCATTTCCGCGACATCGAACGATTGGCAATTGTCGGCGAGACGAAATGGGAACAAGGAATGGCGGCATTCTGTAAGCCGTTCACCTCGGCCACGATCATGTATTTCGATCACACCAAGATCGCAGACGCCAAGGCCTGGCTCGAATCCGCATAACGATCAGCCGAATCCACATGCGCGAGGATGTGGCCGGTAGTCGGGTGCCATGCCCACGCGTCGAGCGTGGGCATGCAAAGTGCGCTCAGTCGTACACCATACCTACGTAGCGACCGCTCCCACGGCGCGACAAAGTCGGAACCAACCTCTAGTACCCGGCTGCCTTACCCACAGCCTGCCGGGTGTCGGCCGCGCCCTCGAGCACTTCGCCGCGGACGTAAATCGTGTGCGCATC
Encoded here:
- a CDS encoding M20 family metallopeptidase — encoded protein: MALDLVDTLSQLVAIPSVNPMGRAVSGPEYFEYRVTDWLQQLFERWSLPWQRQTVDTKRDNIIARFDGDPAPAAGGKVILFEAHQDTVPVDGMTIDPWRPTVRDGRLYGRGSCDIKGGMTAMLGALARLMSDAPRRRPTVIMACTVNEEHGYSGASALTRLWTSSSADSIIPRVPDAAVIAEPTNLDVVVAHKGAVRWRCHTHGRAAHSSQPQLGDNAIYKMARVVAALESYARDVPASLPAHPLCGRASLSVGVIGGGLSVNTVPARATIEIDRRIIPGEDGEAAYRQVIDYVAHRTELGTFVEHERPYLEGRSLNDGPNKQLASQLVAAARTVHGQAAEIGVPFGTDAATIAAAGVPSVVFGPGSIAQAHTADEWLSLDELSQASEVLYRFLSETMNAK
- a CDS encoding calmodulin-binding protein, whose translation is MIRRCLLAVLCALALCCALATSADAQEQAYGRQWARSYNTQDWDRFYHYPYVWYPQNFWSADYYRSSESLYYRYPPEMRVPVYNKRWHNEFPMTRKYHWGHHFILDQF
- a CDS encoding MBL fold metallo-hydrolase codes for the protein MLERKPVFPHVIEMNYQAGARLGCNVYLVYDEGEWLLIDVGFDETVDEIVEIIRQLDFPLSNCKTVIATHADVDHIQGLAKVKQLLKTTVTGHHLAADALATGDPIKTFARIDAQDIHLEMPPVKLDALVDDGDVIPVGKLKLEVWHTPGHTDSQLSFRLGNLLFSGDNIYRDGCVGAIDAHHGSDIPAFLQSLKRIRASDVEWLLPSHGPIFRKNNAQLDQTIARLEGYLHMADFGTCAVDWPLMDEWDQELAEGRMPQEESAPESAARR
- a CDS encoding SDR family oxidoreductase gives rise to the protein MADNHQEQHRDTLRPLPPRAHAGPKLVVGCGYLGRRVAERWRAASHEVYAITRSRKHGEEFAQAGIRPIVADVMRLETLTSVPAAATVLYAVGYDRTQSRGIEEVYLRGLVNVLNALPSGTGRVIYVSSTGVYGDRGGEWIDEHTPCFPDRTGGKACLAAEEALLAHPRGADSIILRMAGIYGPGRIPSRDALEAGRTIAAPAKGWLNLIHVDDAASVVLAAEQALHGHRYYLVSDGCPINRREYYAELARLLDAPKPRFLSPDATLPSAVRATSDKRVSNARLVRELRVQLAYPSYREGLAAIINGG
- the ruvX gene encoding Holliday junction resolvase RuvX, producing the protein MTATRPSSDAVPGRVAGIDYGTVRLGIAISDARRTLASPFDNYTRRSPQADAEYLRRLLTEERVTLVVVGLPIHVDGRESQKSREARKFGQWLSEITGLPVEFFDERFTTAEAQQFLGAAEMTKKQRKARLDKLAAQILLAGYLESGGATTTPTGLDD
- a CDS encoding mannose-1-phosphate guanylyltransferase, which gives rise to MLHALVMAGGSGTRFWPVSREATPKQMLKLLGDRSLLQATLDRLGDLVPPERRLIATSAVLADAVREQLPELPSAAVLAEPCKRDTAPCIGLAALLIAQHDPQGTMLVLPADHVIRDAAAFQNAVRQAVALVENAPNRLVTFGIRPSYPAESFGYLERGAPLDMGPSAAAKNAPCSAYRVSRFREKPQADVARQYVDSGNFYWNSGIFVWRAATIVDALAQHQPEMMAHLRTIAAAFGTPKFTEIFARDFAAIRGISIDFAVMEHADDVVLIEAPFDWDDLGSWQALSRQRGQDPQGNTVVGRHLGLNTKGSIVYGGGPNDHLIVTVGVEDLIIVHTPDATLVANRRDEESLRQVVKELAQRGWNVHL
- a CDS encoding UDPGP type 1 family protein, which translates into the protein MNTPGKEELLARLRPIGQGHLLRFWDDLNQAERAELVRQIDGIDFAQIAELVAQARSAARPASQDHSDRARRAEPPPAIRLADQTPGPETTRAIERGKAALRAGKIGVVLVAGGQGTRLGFDHPKGLYPIGPLSQASLFQIHFEKVQAIRHRFGVDVPLYVMTSPATHEETIAALEKHNRFGMPQKDVVVFCQGSMPAVDAQTGRLLLAERGSLFESPDGHGGMLRALDRGGLLADMHRRGLEQLFYYQVDNPLVVVCDPLLIGHHLEAKAEVSTQVVAKQQPLDRVGNVATVDGKVQIIEYSDLPDEVAELRQPDGSLKLWAGNIAVHMFDVAFLARMSTGGGQLPFHFAHKKVPYVDEGGRSVEPDKPNAIKFEQFIFDLLPAAEQSLVVEVDEQAVFAPLKNGPGADRDSPETVRAQMMKLHRQWLCDAGATVADGVKIEISPLFALDAVEAVEKVKPGLTITADRYFQ
- a CDS encoding MBL fold metallo-hydrolase yields the protein MPVAHIPTTTDISGELVFLGTGTSVGVPVVGCGCDTCRSSDPRNKRTRCGLALGLPEGILLVDTPTDLRTQLLREGLGLVHSVLYTHEHADHLFGLDDVRLFPYYLGHRLPLYCEEAVESRIRKSFDYAFAAEGAPHPGGIPLLEIRRITTEPFDLLGVRVVPIRLLHGRFEVLGFRFGNVAYCTDTNKIPEASWPLLAGLDVLILDCLRPKPHATHFGFDEAVAVAQRLQPKQTYFTHLSHDLEHEATNALLPSGMQLAYDGLRIPLT
- a CDS encoding STAS/SEC14 domain-containing protein, with the translated sequence MTVEVREESAAKALVVRISGKLSKADYEKFVPEVERLIKANGKIRILLELHDFHGWDVSALWEDIKFDVKHFRDIERLAIVGETKWEQGMAAFCKPFTSATIMYFDHTKIADAKAWLESA